Proteins encoded within one genomic window of Gemmatimonadales bacterium:
- a CDS encoding substrate-binding protein, which translates to MATASIRVGVIAEQSGPLSFMGLANANVARMVIDDINAKGGLLGRSLNLYLEDGATTDSVAEAKATKLVQHDQVDVIFGGIYSSTRQAIKGPAVVKGKKLYIYPEQYEGQECDPLIFCSGPVPAQQVEPLIPWLMQQTGAKRFYLPSADYIWPHTMNKQVRQVVTANGGEIVGEEYYPLDHTDYRKTIDKITASGAEVVFNTTVPPGLTSFLEQLYDSGFTARGGHLVCTYFDENLVNLVPAAHMEGLYSCLDYYHDVGDPFSRKLLDQYNTLYPDQAKFTGGSACSGLYRGLRLWEAAVKEAGSLKQADVVKALDHARIAEGPGGPAAMVPGQHHARMNMYIAQARAGDFKIVKSLGAIDPKECAQR; encoded by the coding sequence GTGGCCACTGCATCTATCAGGGTGGGAGTAATTGCGGAACAGTCGGGGCCGCTCTCGTTCATGGGCCTGGCCAATGCAAACGTGGCCAGGATGGTGATCGATGACATCAACGCCAAGGGTGGGTTGCTGGGGCGCTCGCTGAATCTCTACCTCGAGGACGGCGCGACGACCGATAGCGTGGCGGAAGCCAAGGCCACCAAGCTCGTCCAGCACGATCAGGTCGATGTCATCTTCGGTGGCATCTACAGCTCCACGCGACAGGCCATCAAGGGCCCTGCGGTCGTGAAGGGCAAGAAGCTGTACATCTACCCGGAGCAATATGAGGGACAGGAATGCGACCCGCTCATCTTCTGTAGCGGCCCGGTGCCGGCGCAGCAAGTCGAGCCGCTCATTCCCTGGCTGATGCAGCAGACCGGCGCGAAGAGATTCTACTTGCCGTCGGCCGACTACATCTGGCCACACACGATGAACAAGCAGGTCCGTCAAGTCGTCACGGCCAACGGTGGCGAGATCGTCGGCGAGGAGTACTATCCCCTCGACCACACCGACTATCGGAAGACCATTGACAAGATCACAGCCAGTGGCGCCGAGGTGGTATTCAATACCACCGTCCCTCCGGGGCTCACCTCGTTCCTCGAGCAGTTGTACGACTCCGGCTTCACCGCACGAGGTGGACACCTGGTCTGCACCTACTTCGACGAGAACCTGGTGAATCTGGTGCCGGCGGCCCACATGGAGGGACTGTACAGCTGCCTCGACTACTACCACGACGTCGGCGATCCCTTCAGCAGGAAACTGCTCGATCAGTACAACACGCTGTATCCAGACCAGGCCAAGTTCACCGGCGGCAGCGCGTGTTCGGGCCTGTACCGAGGCCTCCGGCTCTGGGAGGCTGCGGTGAAAGAAGCGGGCTCGCTCAAGCAGGCGGACGTCGTCAAGGCCCTGGACCATGCCAGGATCGCCGAGGGACCGGGAGGTCCAGCCGCGATGGTGCCCGGGCAGCATCACGCTCGGATGAACATGTACATCGCGCAGGCACGGGCTGGTGATTTCAAGATCGTCAAGAGCCTCGGGGCGATCGACCCCAAGGAGTGCGCGCAGCGATGA